Proteins encoded within one genomic window of Bradyrhizobium sp. CB1717:
- a CDS encoding DUF2339 domain-containing protein produces the protein MLDGPFDVFALIIAIIAFLIAIKASSQATELRRRLNLLEEKFYAQRPVVQPPPLMPAQVQAETPATPASTPTAEPPPLAPEAEPTPSPLVTEEAAPPPLEPGTGTDAPPPVPEAAPGFEERLGTRWVVWIGGLALALGGFFMVRYSIEAGLVGPGVRVFLGGLFAAALLGAGEWTRRKESISNIAALPIANIPAILTAAGTAVAFATIYAAYALYGFLVPATAFVLLGIVAMGTLAAALLHGPALAGLGVVGAFVTPILVSSGKPDYWALYIYLAIVTAASFGLARIRLWRWLAVTTIAFAVLWIFPGLDTNEVQVAPHAFHVIAGFVLAALLVVCGFMFGPTIEEGEIEPVSSGALGAYLFGAMLVVLSSAHADLALIAFTLLVGGTLFVAWRAPAATGALGAAAATVFIVFAEWAVRANPDMLVLPGGPMPGVGPVATDSSVTLHLVTAAIFAAGFGVAGFFAQGRSNSAIIPVVWSAAGVATPIAILVALYARIAHLDRSIPFAILAALLAAAFGAATEALMRREERPGVATSIALFATGTLGALALALTFALEKGWLTIALALMSLGTAWISLQRPIPVLRRLAAIFAAIVTARIVYDPRIVGDAVGTTPIFNWLLWGYGLPAASFWGASILLRRRADDAPLRVVEAAAILFTALLAFVEIRHFATGGQMTSAPSLLECALQVCIALAMAIGLERLRLRSRSIVHNVGAVVLTAIAGLISVFGLFILENPLIWRIDVGGAVFNLLLLGYALPAVLMLLLSYAVVGERGKVYANTIAGGALVFALAYVTLEIRRFYHGPILSTGPTTGAEQYTYSIGWLAFGVVLLGVGILVNSERARLASAAVIALTILKAFVIDMSTLTGVYRALSFMCLGVVLVAIGWLYQRILFRRQVAPPPAPQTGS, from the coding sequence ATGCTCGACGGCCCGTTCGACGTCTTTGCGCTGATCATTGCGATCATCGCCTTCCTGATCGCGATCAAGGCGTCCAGCCAGGCGACCGAGTTGCGCCGCCGGCTGAACCTGCTCGAAGAAAAGTTTTATGCGCAGCGGCCTGTTGTGCAACCGCCGCCGCTGATGCCCGCGCAGGTGCAGGCTGAAACGCCCGCAACGCCCGCCTCCACGCCCACCGCCGAGCCGCCGCCGCTTGCGCCGGAAGCCGAACCCACGCCGTCTCCGCTCGTCACCGAGGAGGCTGCACCGCCCCCGCTCGAACCGGGCACGGGCACTGATGCGCCGCCTCCGGTGCCGGAGGCAGCGCCCGGGTTCGAGGAGCGCCTCGGCACGCGCTGGGTGGTGTGGATCGGCGGCCTTGCGCTGGCGCTCGGCGGCTTCTTCATGGTGCGCTATTCGATCGAGGCCGGCCTCGTCGGCCCCGGCGTGCGCGTCTTCCTCGGTGGCCTGTTCGCAGCCGCGCTGCTGGGGGCCGGCGAATGGACACGACGCAAGGAGAGCATCTCCAACATCGCGGCGCTGCCGATCGCCAACATCCCCGCGATCCTCACTGCGGCCGGCACGGCGGTGGCGTTCGCCACCATCTACGCGGCCTATGCGCTCTACGGCTTCCTGGTGCCGGCAACCGCCTTCGTGCTGCTCGGCATCGTTGCGATGGGCACGCTTGCCGCCGCGCTGCTGCACGGACCCGCGCTCGCCGGCCTCGGCGTGGTCGGCGCCTTCGTGACGCCGATCCTCGTCTCCAGCGGCAAGCCGGACTATTGGGCGCTCTACATCTATCTCGCCATCGTCACCGCCGCGAGTTTCGGCCTCGCCCGCATCCGGCTGTGGCGCTGGCTTGCCGTCACGACAATCGCATTCGCCGTGCTCTGGATCTTCCCGGGTCTCGATACCAACGAGGTGCAGGTCGCGCCGCACGCCTTCCATGTCATCGCCGGCTTCGTGCTTGCCGCGCTGCTCGTCGTCTGCGGCTTCATGTTCGGCCCGACCATCGAAGAAGGCGAGATCGAGCCGGTCTCGTCGGGCGCGCTCGGCGCCTATCTGTTCGGTGCGATGCTGGTCGTGCTGTCGAGCGCGCATGCGGATCTCGCGCTAATCGCCTTCACGCTCCTGGTCGGCGGGACGCTGTTCGTGGCTTGGCGTGCTCCGGCAGCAACTGGTGCGCTGGGTGCGGCCGCGGCGACCGTGTTCATCGTGTTCGCCGAATGGGCCGTGCGCGCCAATCCCGACATGCTGGTGCTGCCGGGTGGCCCGATGCCGGGCGTCGGCCCGGTCGCGACCGACAGCTCGGTGACGCTGCATCTGGTGACGGCCGCGATCTTCGCCGCCGGCTTCGGCGTCGCGGGCTTCTTCGCGCAGGGCCGGTCGAACTCGGCGATCATTCCGGTGGTGTGGTCGGCGGCGGGCGTTGCGACACCAATCGCGATCCTGGTTGCGCTCTATGCGCGCATCGCCCATCTCGACCGCTCGATCCCGTTCGCGATCCTCGCCGCTCTGCTCGCCGCGGCCTTTGGCGCTGCGACCGAAGCGCTGATGCGTCGCGAAGAGCGACCAGGCGTTGCAACCTCGATCGCATTGTTCGCCACCGGCACGCTCGGCGCGCTGGCGCTGGCACTGACCTTTGCGCTGGAGAAGGGCTGGCTCACCATTGCGCTCGCGCTGATGTCGCTCGGCACCGCCTGGATCTCGTTGCAGCGGCCGATCCCGGTGCTGCGCCGGTTAGCTGCGATCTTCGCCGCGATCGTCACCGCACGCATCGTCTATGATCCCCGCATCGTCGGCGATGCCGTCGGCACGACGCCGATCTTCAACTGGCTGCTGTGGGGCTATGGCCTGCCGGCGGCCTCGTTCTGGGGCGCGAGCATCCTCCTGCGTCGCCGCGCCGACGATGCGCCGTTGCGCGTGGTCGAGGCGGCCGCGATCTTGTTCACGGCGCTGCTCGCCTTCGTGGAAATCCGTCATTTCGCCACCGGCGGCCAGATGACGTCGGCGCCGTCGCTGCTCGAGTGCGCGCTGCAGGTCTGCATCGCGCTCGCCATGGCGATCGGGCTGGAGCGCCTGCGGCTGCGCAGCCGCAGCATCGTGCACAATGTCGGTGCGGTCGTGCTGACGGCGATCGCCGGCCTCATCAGCGTGTTCGGCCTCTTCATCCTGGAGAACCCGCTGATCTGGCGCATCGACGTCGGCGGTGCGGTGTTCAACCTGCTGCTGCTCGGCTATGCGCTGCCGGCGGTGCTGATGCTGCTCTTGTCCTATGCGGTGGTCGGCGAGCGCGGCAAGGTCTACGCCAACACGATTGCCGGCGGCGCATTGGTGTTCGCACTCGCCTATGTCACGCTGGAGATCCGCCGCTTCTATCACGGCCCGATCCTTTCCACCGGCCCGACGACGGGCGCCGAGCAATACACCTATTCGATCGGCTGGCTCGCCTTCGGCGTCGTGCTGCTCGGGGTCGGCATTCTCGTCAACTCGGAACGGGCGCGGCTGGCGTCCGCCGCCGTCATCGCGCTGACGATCCTGAAGGCCTTCGTCATCGACATGTCGACGCTGACAGGCGTCTATCGCGCGCTGTCGTTCATGTGCCTCGGCGTCGTGCTGGTCGCGATCGGCTGGCTCTACCAGCGGATCCTGTTCCGGCGGCAGGTCGCACCGCCGCCGGCTCCCCAGACGGGCAGTTAA
- a CDS encoding methyl-accepting chemotaxis protein: MSKLSIVFKLLTVLSVLVLSLAGVGVTAIGTMQNINAHTVEIAESWLPSVRALGSLRADINELRVALRLHLMQESAEGKEAAEKRLASLQGRIEKTRKVYEPLITSSEERSLYEQWTRAWAEYLNGVQEVMALSRKSVGRFPTDANEMLQTKVAKMAQAADPLLQKGIELNNSGAELETKQAADSYALIFRVLVGIIVFSVVVAIGAAYYLVRDVSRGIASIIKPMQSLGEGDLSAEVPHRGEKTEIGSMADALQIFKEALVAKRAADEAARLDAEAKIERGRRVDAITSKFEAMIGEVVGTVSSASTELEASASTLTSTAQRGQELATVVAAASEEASTNVQAVASASEELSSSITEISRRVQDSARMAAEAVEQAGRTNERVNALSQAASRIGDVVELINTIAGQTNLLALNATIEAARAGEAGRGFAVVASEVKALAEQTAKATGEIGAQVSGIQAATQESVSAIQEIGGTIERLSEVSAAIAAAVEQQGAATQEISRNVQQASLGTQEVSSNITDVQRGAIETGEASVEVLSAAKSLATDSTRLKVEVAQFLESVRAA; this comes from the coding sequence ATGTCGAAGTTGTCGATCGTCTTCAAGCTTCTGACCGTGTTGTCAGTCCTCGTGCTCTCGCTCGCCGGCGTCGGCGTGACGGCGATCGGCACCATGCAGAACATCAATGCCCACACGGTCGAGATCGCGGAAAGCTGGCTGCCGAGCGTGCGTGCGCTCGGCTCGCTCCGCGCCGACATCAACGAGCTGCGCGTCGCGCTTCGCCTGCACCTGATGCAGGAGAGCGCCGAGGGCAAGGAGGCCGCCGAGAAGCGGCTCGCCTCGCTGCAGGGACGCATCGAGAAGACACGCAAGGTCTACGAACCCTTGATCACCTCGTCCGAAGAGCGTTCGCTCTATGAGCAGTGGACCAGGGCCTGGGCCGAATATCTGAACGGCGTGCAGGAGGTGATGGCGCTGTCGCGCAAGAGCGTCGGCCGTTTCCCGACCGATGCCAATGAGATGTTGCAGACCAAGGTCGCGAAGATGGCCCAGGCGGCCGATCCGCTGCTGCAGAAGGGCATCGAGCTCAACAACAGCGGCGCCGAGCTGGAGACCAAGCAGGCGGCGGACAGCTACGCGCTGATCTTCCGGGTCCTGGTCGGCATTATCGTGTTCTCGGTCGTGGTTGCGATCGGCGCGGCCTACTATCTCGTGCGCGACGTCTCGCGTGGCATTGCTTCGATCATCAAGCCGATGCAGTCGCTCGGCGAGGGCGACCTCTCGGCCGAGGTGCCGCATCGCGGCGAGAAGACCGAGATCGGATCGATGGCGGATGCGCTGCAGATCTTCAAGGAAGCGCTGGTCGCCAAGCGCGCCGCCGACGAAGCAGCCCGGCTCGACGCCGAGGCCAAGATCGAGCGCGGCCGCCGGGTCGATGCCATCACGAGCAAGTTCGAGGCGATGATCGGCGAAGTCGTCGGCACCGTCTCCTCGGCCTCGACCGAGCTCGAGGCGTCGGCATCGACGCTCACCAGCACCGCGCAGCGCGGCCAGGAGCTCGCCACCGTCGTTGCGGCGGCTTCCGAGGAAGCCTCCACCAACGTCCAGGCGGTTGCCTCCGCCTCCGAGGAGCTGTCGTCCTCGATCACCGAGATCAGCCGCCGCGTGCAGGATTCGGCGCGGATGGCGGCAGAAGCGGTCGAGCAGGCGGGGCGGACCAACGAGCGCGTCAACGCGCTGTCGCAGGCGGCCTCCCGCATCGGCGACGTCGTCGAGCTCATTAACACCATTGCGGGCCAGACCAATCTGCTGGCGCTGAACGCCACCATCGAGGCGGCGCGGGCGGGCGAAGCCGGCCGCGGCTTCGCGGTCGTCGCGTCCGAGGTCAAGGCCTTGGCCGAGCAGACTGCGAAGGCGACCGGCGAGATCGGGGCACAGGTGTCAGGCATCCAGGCAGCGACGCAGGAATCCGTCAGCGCGATCCAGGAGATCGGCGGCACCATCGAGCGGCTGTCCGAAGTGTCCGCGGCGATTGCCGCCGCCGTCGAACAGCAAGGCGCTGCGACGCAGGAGATCTCGCGCAACGTCCAGCAGGCCTCGCTCGGCACGCAGGAGGTCTCCTCCAACATCACCGACGTGCAGCGCGGCGCGATCGAGACCGGCGAGGCCTCGGTCGAGGTGCTGTCGGCGGCGAAATCGCTGGCGACCGACAGCACGCGTCTCAAGGTCGAGGTCGCGCAGTTCCTGGAATCGGTCCGCGCGGCCTGA